A single genomic interval of Candidatus Poribacteria bacterium harbors:
- a CDS encoding phytanoyl-CoA dioxygenase family protein encodes MAQTTYLADQVVSDEQIQEWVETFNQRGCLFLQNVLPPDLCAQLRQDLEWALENNPNGLNSGSPAGRMHLSHRMFEHSEANRRLFELEPIASFAEALVAENCHVIHNNSFQTFPGGGITSWHQDDAPHYIVTEGEPPKNVRLPVLLFTANYYLTDVTEIEHGGTEVVPGSHLFGASPPNPIEGTQWKEKVQYNLGKAGSVIMFNNQVWHRGGPNQSDRIRYITQVTYARRLVGHKYYPFMNYNMPDSVYRDASPRLRRLLGFLNHGAYG; translated from the coding sequence ATGGCGCAAACAACTTACTTGGCAGATCAGGTTGTCAGCGATGAACAAATACAGGAGTGGGTTGAGACATTCAACCAGCGAGGCTGCCTGTTTCTGCAAAATGTTTTGCCCCCGGATCTATGCGCGCAGCTTCGACAAGATTTAGAGTGGGCACTCGAGAACAACCCAAACGGTCTAAACAGTGGAAGCCCGGCAGGGCGCATGCACTTGAGCCATCGGATGTTTGAACACAGCGAAGCCAATCGCCGATTGTTTGAACTCGAACCGATTGCCTCTTTCGCTGAGGCACTTGTCGCGGAAAACTGCCACGTTATTCACAACAATTCGTTCCAGACGTTCCCCGGCGGCGGGATTACGTCTTGGCACCAAGACGATGCACCGCACTACATCGTAACGGAGGGTGAACCGCCGAAAAACGTCCGGTTGCCAGTCCTACTCTTCACCGCAAATTACTACCTCACCGATGTTACCGAGATTGAACACGGCGGAACAGAAGTCGTTCCGGGATCACATCTTTTTGGCGCGTCGCCACCGAATCCGATAGAAGGAACACAGTGGAAGGAGAAAGTCCAATACAACCTCGGAAAAGCGGGGAGTGTTATCATGTTCAACAATCAGGTGTGGCATCGCGGGGGACCCAACCAGAGCGACCGTATCCGATATATCACGCAGGTGACATACGCACGCCGACTCGTCGGGCATAAGTATTATCCATTTATGAACTACAACATGCCGGATTCTGTCTACAGGGACGCAAGTCCGCGTTTACGTCGATTGCTCGGTTTCCTCAATCACGGTGCTTAC